A genomic segment from Mustela lutreola isolate mMusLut2 chromosome 15, mMusLut2.pri, whole genome shotgun sequence encodes:
- the LOC131815652 gene encoding nuclear envelope pore membrane protein POM 121-like, translating into MLSAPGSQVSCRRNCESIVDTVTPCVQQKRFVTGLRPSAPRNAHDVSTAERVGRGPSRSGKGLAQAQGPHRKDPQGTGTPQRAFSPLGVHGGLSSFVPRPGPLLRAVPQEESSEDPYSKKSPSSHRSSCPTRNAITSSYSSTMGCYPVQRRRGLATSQAAWPPRSPKKVSRKSPLCPAGVPALRQKNQPEKDADTTTRQKTTPRNCSSPADCSRPGKRKVSLLPHRRGEPLRLPSPPQPGFRVTAVDLDREKTAALQRIQDALRGDTEATCSCGPTSPSNALALPAVVAAPLPASDSQVTSGSSSGSSQPLLLGSLPGCSGSNFASTQALLMQPGDNMVSVTVPTGLPALPGGSGNPGSTAQAPFGAVGGQWPGASPLHSSPRHGQPAAQAPVPLQALSTTVVQLSLGSGTQAVYVVPLPASASRGTRASAQPGSATSPAVLAPGAAAAPGLTAAPQVPGAVSHAGRISQQPRPPGGSTMLVLISMGVFAAPPGFGRGDDVPDLCSRFGALSITAGTSRAPSGPQGSRASLGPNTGGHPRQSTLSGTAGAGTTNQPVSGAPSAPSFSHIPRHQSRKRSRSDGISSASKAACGDGGVLASPPSGPTSLVSTAQTSLATKTPSFPAQRFIRCKRAAPCNKAFSSTSQPTASASGLATAPQVPGAVSHAGPNSQQPGPQAGNTMLAPISMGLTAAPPASSRLRPRLRRSCLQRPEPPSAASSPAGGPTSRRPKPPPAASSRLQLPAACGPASGGPASPAPSRRLQPPNACSFQPHAAPPPAVLPLAARSRRLQPPAAFGGPASGGPEQPSAASSRLQLQAA; encoded by the exons ATGCTGTCAGCTCCTGGATCGCAGGTGTCCTGCCGCCGCAACTGCGAGTCCATCGTGGACACGGTCACCCCCTGTGTGCAGCAGAAGCGGTTCGTCACCGGGCTGCGGCCCTCGGCACCCAGGAATGCCCATGATGTCTCCACAGCGGAGCGGGTGGGCAGAGGCCCCAGTCGGAGCGGCAAAGGGTTGGCCCAGGCCCAGGGTCCTCACAGAAAGGACCCTCAAGGCACTGGGACCCCACAGAGGGCATTTAGTCCCCTGGGGGTCCACGGAGGCCTCTCTTCCTTTgtgcccaggcctgggcctctgcTGAGAGCCGTCCCCCAGGAAGAGAGCTCAGAAGACCCATACAGTAAGAAGTCCCCCAGCTCCCATAGGAGCTCCTGCCCCACTCGAAATGCCATTACCAGTTCCTACAGTTCCACCATGGGCTGCTACCCGGTGCAGAGGAGGAGGGGTCTGGCCACAAGTCAGGCCGCGTGGCCCCCGAGGTCCCCAAAAAAGGTCAGCCGAAAGAGCCCCTTGTGTCCTGCCGGAGTGCCTGCACTTCGCCAGAAGAACCAGCCAGAAAAGGATGCCGATACCACCACCAGGCAGAAAACAACGCCGAGGAACTGCTCATCCCCAGCTGACTGTTCCAGGCCCGGAAAACGCAAGGTTAGTCTGCTGCCACACAGGCGAGGGGAGCCTCTGAGGCTGCCGTCACCCCCTCAGCCGGGGTTTCGAGTGACTGCTGTGGACCTTGACCGGGAAAAGACAGCTGCTCTCCAGCGCATTCAAGATGCTCTTCGAGGGGACACAGAGGCCACCTGCAGCTGTGGCCCAACTAGCCCATCCAATGCCTTGGCCCTGCCTGCTGTAGTGGCTGCTCCCCTGCCAGCCTCTGACTCCCAGGTCACCTCCGGTTCTTCCTCAGGTtcttcccagcctctcctcttGGGGTCTCTCCCTGGCTGCAGTGGGAGCAACTTTGCATCTACCCAGGCCCTCTTGATGCAGCCCGGGGACAACATGGTCTCAGTCACAGTCCCCACAGGGCTGCCTGCGCTGCCTGGGGGGAGTGGCAACCCAGGATCCACTGCCCAGGCCCCATTCGGGGCTGTTGGTGGGCAGTGGCCCGGAGCCAGCCCCCTTCACAGCTCTCCCCGACATGGACAGCCGGCAGCTCAGGCTCCAGTCCCACTCCAGGCCCTGAGCACAACGGTAGTCCAGCTGTCCTTGGGCAGTGGCACTCAGGCAGTTTATGTGGTTCCCTTACCCGCATCTGCCTCCCGGGGCACCCGTGCCAGTGCCCAGCCAGGTTCGGCTACCTCCCCTGCTGTACTCGCCCCTGGCGCAGCCGCTGCCCCTGGCTTGACAGCAGCCCCCCAGGTGCCTGGcgctgtgtcccatgctgggcgCATTAGCCAGCAGCCCCGCCCCCCAGGGGGCAGCACAATGCTGGTCCTCATCAGCATGGGGGTTTTTGCAGCACCCCCAGGTTTTGGGAGAGGTGATGATGTCCCAGATCTGTGCTCCAGGTTTGGGGCTCTGAGCATTACAGCAGGAACGAGCAGGGCCCCAAGCGGCCCacagggctccagggcaagcctgggcccaAACACAGGGGGCCACCCAcgccagagcaccctgtcggggaccGCTGGAGCCGGCACgacgaaccagcctgtgtcgggagccccgagtgccCCTAGcttcagtcacatccccaggcaccagagcAGGAAGAGGTCCAGGTCAGATGGCATTAGCTCTGCCAGCAAGGCCGCCTGCGGGGATGggggcgtcctggcctctcctcctagtGGCCCCACCTCTCTGGTCAGCACAGCCCAgaccagccttgccaccaagaccccctcatTCCCTGCCCAGCGATTcattaggtgcaaaagagctgcACCCTGCAACAAAGCATTTTCGTCCACATCACAGcccactgcctctgcctctggcttggcAACTGCCCCCCAGGTGCCGGGCGCcgtgtcccatgctgggcccaacagccagcagcCCGGCCCCCAAGCTGGCAACACAATGCtggcccccatcagcatggggcttaCCGCAGCACCCCCag cctccagccgccTGCGGCCCCGCCTCCGGCGGTCCTGCCTCCAGCGGCCCGAGCCGCCATCTGCAGCCTCCAGCCCCGCCGGCGGTCCCACCTCCCGCCGCCCCAAGCCgccgcctgcagcctccagccgccTGCAGCTTCCAGCTGCCTGCGGCCCCGCCTCCGGCGGTCCTGCCTCCCCGGCCCCCAGCCGCCGCCTGCAGCCTCCAAACGCCTGCAGCTTCCAGCCGCATGCGGCCCCGCCTCCGGCGGTCCTGCCTCTGGCGGCCCGGAGCCgccgcctgcagcctccagccgccTTCGGCGGTCCTGCCTCTGGCGGCCCTGAGCAGCCGTCTGCAGCCTCCAGCCGCCTGCAGCTTCAAGCCGCCTGA
- the LOC131816520 gene encoding AN1-type zinc finger protein 6-like, translating to MAQETNHSQAPMLCSTGCGFYGNPLTNGMCSVCYKEHLQRQNSSNGRISPPAASVSSLSESLPVQCVDGGGPDVQCPLDSACASAQPSPVSNQSLLSESVASSQVDSTSVDKAVPDTEDLQASVSDTAQQPSEEQSKSLEKPKQKKNRCFMCRKKVGLTGFECRCGNVYCGVHRYSDVHNCSYNYKADAAEKIRKENPVVVGEKIQKI from the coding sequence ATGGCTCAAGAAACTAATCACAGCCAAGCGCCTATGCTTTGTTCCACTGGCTGCGGATTTTATGGAAACCCTCTTACAAATGGCATGTGTTCAGTTTGCTATAAAGAACATCTTCAAAGACAGAATAGTAGTAATGGTAGAATAAGCCCACCTGCAGCCTCCGTCAGTAGCCTCTCGGAGTCTCTCCCCGTCCAGTGCGTGGACGGCGGTGGCCCCGACGTTCAGTGCCCGCTGGACTCTGCATGTGCGTCCGCGCAGCCAAGCCCTGTATCAAATCAGTCACTTTTATCAGAATCTGTAGCATCTTCCCAAGTGGACAGTACCTCTGTGGACAAAGCAGTACCGGACACAGAAGACCTGCAAGCTTCAGTATCAGATACGGCACAGCAGCCGTCTGAAGAGCAAAGCAAGTCTcttgaaaaaccaaaacaaaaaaagaatcgcTGTTTTATGTGCAGGAAGAAGGTGGGACTTACTGGGTTTGAATGCCGGTGTGGAAATGTTTACTGTGGTGTACACCGTTACTCCGATGTACACAATTGCTCTTACAATTACAAAGCTGATGCTGctgagaaaatcagaaaagaaaatccagtagTTGTTGGTGAAAAGATCCAGAAGATTTGA